From Staphylococcus delphini, one genomic window encodes:
- a CDS encoding tyrosine-type recombinase/integrase, with the protein MTASVIRLENHIMSSKSVTNSVMSLVNEFANEAGANSQSTKLAYLNDLKQYLSKVFGSENIKVDLVVYTMSRKQLIQYRSVLIDNKLKPSTINRKMSAIIEFAKFLYNSGYEIDLVGINNIAKLKTSKNSYEVLSYDEALEFINWFKENEKEKAIEKYYYTALAFDTGVRAEALNNITPQSFIWKKEEVVLKGVDKGKKQFIKSLSLEFASAMFSDLHLDKESTESIFNFSSEVRYKMMKRAKKALGYENRNITFHSFKKGAVNYAYEATKDIQVARQVGNHANINTTQIYLEDNKQVFQGAISNKQKIDTADIRFSDYSKTELIEALGNLPEATQSMLKKELASLTQIK; encoded by the coding sequence ATGACAGCGAGTGTTATAAGATTAGAAAATCATATTATGAGTAGTAAAAGTGTAACTAATAGTGTCATGAGTTTAGTTAATGAATTTGCTAATGAAGCGGGAGCTAATTCACAAAGCACTAAGTTAGCTTACTTAAATGATTTAAAACAATATCTTAGCAAAGTCTTTGGAAGCGAGAATATTAAAGTAGACTTAGTCGTTTACACTATGAGCAGAAAACAGTTAATTCAGTATAGAAGTGTTTTAATTGATAATAAATTAAAGCCAAGTACTATTAATCGTAAAATGTCGGCTATAATCGAATTCGCAAAATTCCTATACAACAGCGGGTATGAAATTGACCTCGTGGGTATTAACAACATTGCAAAATTAAAAACATCTAAAAATTCATATGAAGTATTGAGCTATGATGAAGCGCTTGAGTTTATCAATTGGTTTAAAGAGAATGAGAAAGAGAAAGCAATTGAGAAATACTATTACACTGCTTTAGCGTTTGACACTGGAGTACGTGCCGAAGCATTAAACAATATCACTCCTCAATCATTTATCTGGAAGAAAGAAGAAGTTGTATTAAAAGGCGTAGATAAAGGAAAGAAACAATTTATTAAAAGTTTATCATTAGAATTCGCATCGGCGATGTTTAGCGATTTGCATTTAGATAAGGAATCTACTGAGTCAATCTTCAATTTTTCTAGTGAAGTCAGATATAAAATGATGAAGCGGGCTAAAAAGGCTCTAGGATATGAAAATAGAAATATTACTTTTCACAGTTTCAAAAAAGGGGCAGTAAACTACGCCTATGAAGCTACAAAAGATATTCAAGTAGCTAGACAAGTGGGCAATCATGCGAATATCAACACTACTCAAATTTATCTTGAAGACAATAAGCAAGTGTTTCAAGGTGCTATATCAAATAAACAGAAAATTGATACGGCTGACATTAGATTTTCTGATTACAGTAAAACTGAGTTAATTGAGGCATTAGGTAATTTACCAGAAGCAACACAATCTATGTTGAAAAAAGAATTAGCTTCATTAACGCAAATAAAATAA
- a CDS encoding RNA ligase, whose translation MKQLVLLRGAPASGKSTFLKENGLEPFALSPDVLRYSAPVVNETGQLVMSQENDNKVWKLLFEILEERMKNGDFIIVDATHSTAKLINKYKKLRESYGYRTYVVDFDIPLEECLKRNSRRKEYEFVPEEAIENIHERLKYENIPSFAKVLKPEELLEEIEWKVQDFNQFNKVKVIGDVHGCYTALNELVTYEEIADNQDTAYIFVGDLFDRGLENAKVFEFIESIYNLSNVFLIEGNHERHLRTYIKVYDELIDELNYSLGDTEKDKYNKMYKYIKSRGFIQTTLKEFLDSGITKDRVKPILRKLLQCLYFELNGSQYIVTHGGILPNMIPNLNLVSTSQLINGIGGYEFEIDDEWSDENFYMIQNRIIQIHGHRNLYRIPLDVDASSINLEGRVEKGGHLRAITIIKGNPFVKNKIETHEIKNDVFDSKWLISDDYTEKLDVDLTVEQFIDAAKSDRKYIKVQNQYDNVCSVNFTSKLFNSGKWNQLAVHARGLFVKDDGADSVVKGRAYNKFFNIDENKKNKLDKLIDRLEFPVKAYRKENGYLGILFYDSDIDELVYASKSKTHKAKYDNQYALWFKDIVENALSVDELERLKNELKEYNASAVFEVIDVKNDPHIAKYDRSKIILLDVVKNQLQFERVSEDYSRELAAMIGLEHKELEFTFNNWQDFYQWYKVQIKSLDAKHEGWVLEDSKGYMLKIKSKWYKDWKYIRKFIGKINTGYSPKQFILQSNHEVRDFYYWYKKNGKKTDRDSDLIRLRDEFYEQEG comes from the coding sequence ATGAAACAATTAGTATTACTTAGAGGCGCGCCAGCTAGTGGTAAGTCAACCTTTTTAAAAGAAAATGGCTTAGAACCGTTCGCATTATCACCTGATGTGTTAAGGTATTCGGCACCAGTAGTCAACGAAACAGGTCAACTGGTAATGTCTCAAGAAAACGATAATAAAGTATGGAAGTTGTTGTTCGAGATTCTTGAAGAGCGTATGAAAAATGGTGATTTTATTATTGTCGATGCTACTCATTCAACAGCTAAACTAATTAACAAATATAAAAAATTAAGAGAAAGTTATGGTTACCGTACATATGTGGTTGATTTTGATATACCCTTAGAAGAATGTTTAAAGAGAAATAGCCGAAGAAAAGAGTATGAATTTGTTCCAGAAGAAGCTATTGAGAATATTCATGAACGATTAAAGTACGAGAATATTCCTAGTTTTGCTAAAGTGTTAAAACCAGAAGAATTGTTGGAAGAAATTGAATGGAAAGTGCAAGATTTTAATCAATTTAATAAAGTCAAAGTTATTGGTGATGTGCATGGTTGCTATACTGCATTAAATGAATTAGTTACATATGAAGAAATTGCTGATAATCAAGACACAGCTTATATTTTTGTAGGAGATTTGTTCGATAGAGGGTTAGAAAACGCAAAAGTATTTGAATTCATTGAATCTATTTATAACTTGTCTAACGTGTTTCTGATTGAAGGGAATCATGAAAGACATTTGAGAACATATATAAAAGTATATGACGAGTTAATTGATGAGCTTAATTATAGCTTAGGTGATACTGAAAAAGATAAGTACAATAAAATGTATAAATACATTAAGTCTCGTGGATTCATTCAAACGACACTAAAAGAATTTTTAGATAGTGGAATCACAAAAGACCGAGTAAAGCCAATCCTAAGAAAATTGCTACAATGCTTGTATTTTGAGTTAAATGGTTCTCAATATATTGTGACTCATGGTGGTATTTTACCGAACATGATTCCAAATTTAAACTTAGTTTCTACTAGCCAATTAATTAATGGAATTGGTGGATATGAGTTTGAAATCGATGATGAATGGAGTGATGAAAACTTTTACATGATTCAAAACCGTATTATTCAAATACATGGTCACAGAAATCTTTATCGTATTCCATTGGACGTAGATGCAAGCTCAATCAACTTAGAAGGAAGAGTTGAGAAAGGTGGGCATTTGAGAGCCATTACTATTATTAAAGGGAACCCTTTTGTTAAGAACAAAATTGAGACTCATGAAATTAAGAATGATGTGTTTGACTCAAAATGGTTAATTTCAGACGATTACACAGAAAAGTTAGATGTTGATTTAACAGTAGAACAATTTATTGATGCAGCAAAAAGTGATAGAAAGTATATCAAAGTTCAAAATCAATATGATAATGTGTGCTCTGTTAATTTCACATCAAAGCTGTTTAATAGTGGGAAATGGAATCAGTTAGCAGTGCATGCAAGAGGGTTATTTGTTAAAGACGATGGAGCGGATAGTGTAGTTAAAGGTCGAGCGTATAACAAATTCTTCAACATTGATGAAAACAAAAAAAATAAATTAGATAAACTTATTGACAGACTGGAGTTTCCTGTAAAAGCATATCGAAAAGAAAATGGATATTTAGGAATCCTGTTTTACGATAGTGATATTGACGAACTTGTGTATGCTTCAAAGAGTAAAACTCACAAAGCAAAGTATGACAATCAATATGCGTTGTGGTTCAAGGATATAGTTGAGAATGCTTTAAGTGTTGATGAATTGGAGAGGCTAAAAAATGAGCTTAAAGAGTACAACGCATCAGCTGTGTTTGAAGTAATTGATGTTAAGAATGACCCACACATCGCTAAATATGATAGAAGTAAAATTATACTCTTAGATGTTGTAAAGAACCAACTACAATTTGAAAGAGTGAGTGAAGATTACAGTCGAGAACTAGCTGCTATGATTGGACTAGAGCACAAGGAGTTAGAGTTTACTTTCAATAACTGGCAAGATTTCTATCAATGGTATAAGGTGCAAATTAAGAGCTTGGACGCAAAACATGAAGGTTGGGTACTTGAAGACAGCAAGGGCTATATGCTCAAGATAAAATCTAAATGGTACAAAGACTGGAAGTATATTAGAAAGTTCATTGGTAAGATTAACACTGGTTATTCACCAAAACAATTTATTTTACAAAGTAACCATGAAGTAAGAGATTTTTATTACTGGTATAAGAAAAATGGAAAGAAAACAGATAGAGATAGCGACTTAATTAGATTGAGAGATGAGTTCTACGAACAAGAGGGTTAA
- a CDS encoding DnaB-like helicase C-terminal domain-containing protein, whose protein sequence is MDLFPNSNVCSALACLMKKPTLIEESKIKLEKNDFIAKGESKFYYIIYSAIANLFMDGMREEVTPAAVDEFLSHYDEPYKIFTQNDGVEFLYNVISTLGSPDSYHRHATRIRKFTILREAVNLGFGLEDVYETSDDDEENTALQNRFEHLSVDDIIEHYERIVNEFASKFKIGYETEGGVAGENGLQLFNSFKEEPQYGVSTCGKLQNKIFRGQLLGASMLRSASTNTFKSRTSLGEATDLAITKWYNWKTGEWESKGTSEKVLYITTEMEQEELEPTIWAYISGVPEERIKDYNLSPEEVRVIEESIQELNDCKSFYIEYIPQFEPTTINAIIKKYVTQYNVEYVFFDYIHLNFQVMMEMASKTRGMTTREDMILGIFAAGLAEIAKEHNVHLSTSTQVNGEAVHSKKLDQNVLRGAKNMADKFTKGIVMTRPTSEDDKIIEAIMGKLKGVNKKPNMIWHIYKNRHSKYKGKLYLYVDFDTMRMEDLFMTDDRDEFMEVTPLELLVQEEEKEEETLPF, encoded by the coding sequence ATGGACTTGTTTCCTAACTCAAACGTATGTAGCGCTTTAGCTTGCTTGATGAAAAAGCCTACGTTGATTGAGGAGAGCAAAATAAAATTAGAAAAAAATGATTTTATAGCTAAGGGTGAGAGTAAGTTTTACTATATTATTTACTCAGCAATAGCTAATTTGTTCATGGACGGTATGAGAGAGGAAGTTACTCCCGCAGCAGTTGATGAATTTTTAAGTCATTATGACGAACCATATAAGATATTCACACAAAACGACGGTGTTGAATTTTTATATAATGTTATTTCAACATTAGGAAGCCCAGATTCTTATCATCGACATGCAACACGAATTCGTAAGTTTACTATTTTAAGAGAAGCAGTAAATTTAGGGTTTGGTCTTGAAGATGTTTATGAAACGTCAGATGATGATGAAGAGAACACAGCGTTACAAAATAGATTTGAACATTTAAGTGTCGATGACATTATAGAGCATTATGAAAGAATTGTGAATGAGTTTGCTAGTAAGTTTAAAATCGGTTATGAGACTGAAGGAGGAGTTGCTGGTGAAAATGGTTTACAGTTGTTCAATAGCTTTAAAGAAGAGCCACAATACGGGGTTTCAACTTGTGGGAAACTGCAAAACAAGATATTCAGAGGACAATTATTAGGTGCTTCAATGTTACGCTCAGCTTCCACCAATACCTTTAAATCACGTACATCTTTAGGAGAAGCCACTGATTTAGCAATCACAAAATGGTACAACTGGAAAACAGGTGAGTGGGAAAGTAAAGGCACATCTGAGAAAGTGTTATACATAACTACCGAGATGGAGCAAGAGGAATTAGAGCCGACAATTTGGGCTTATATTAGTGGTGTACCAGAAGAACGTATTAAGGATTATAACTTATCACCAGAAGAAGTGAGAGTTATTGAAGAATCAATTCAAGAGTTAAACGACTGTAAATCATTTTACATCGAGTACATTCCACAATTTGAGCCAACAACAATCAACGCAATCATTAAGAAGTACGTAACTCAATATAATGTTGAATATGTATTTTTTGATTACATTCACTTAAATTTCCAAGTAATGATGGAAATGGCGAGCAAAACTCGTGGCATGACTACCCGTGAAGATATGATTTTAGGTATCTTTGCAGCCGGATTAGCCGAAATTGCAAAAGAACATAACGTGCACCTTTCAACTTCTACACAGGTTAATGGCGAAGCGGTGCATAGCAAGAAATTAGACCAAAACGTATTACGTGGTGCCAAGAATATGGCAGACAAATTTACAAAAGGTATTGTTATGACTAGACCGACGAGCGAAGATGACAAGATTATAGAAGCAATTATGGGTAAGTTAAAAGGTGTAAACAAGAAGCCTAATATGATTTGGCACATCTATAAGAATCGTCACTCAAAATATAAAGGTAAACTATATCTTTACGTTGACTTCGATACTATGCGAATGGAAGATTTGTTTATGACTGATGATAGAGATGAGTTTATGGAAGTTACACCACTTGAATTATTGGTTCAAGAGGAAGAAAAAGAAGAAGAAACACTACCATTTTAA
- a CDS encoding DHH family phosphoesterase: protein MKVKLKNDVSVDNNIEQVLMNRGIKSNLIKSYLSPQSHLMPDYSKLKNIEAAIELLNKHVKNKSKIALTVDVDMDGLTSAGIIYKYLVNYIEYDKELIKLIMPKGKIHGILVDRVLNEIESGDLLIVTDAGSSDFKEHRQLYEQGINCVVVDHHLASEEETPAIIVNNQLSPEFENKGLTGSAMTYLFCTAYSDKYELKEPKELLDLAAIGLVADRADFSVDLGAYYIMRSGLKKQNIHSKLLKKVIEKNGNMEEDADLNATDISFNVAPIFNSVFRMGKPEEVEQVIHGMCEFDYEIYNSRKKINQSIIEEAYLRAMSVKRRQKKQEDEVMEKIKERINEKGSDKFKILIVNANGIIEDNGLTGLVAMKLVREYNKPVLLVKQKGELFKGSARNLSNSPIKDLNKFLTDTGKFICRGHANAFGVEFELNDALEIQTIIESELIDVDFDDVEYEVDFIWSNFVDMNVILDLAEQKDMWCNGIDEPLIYLKNIYMKKSDFNFIGKTGSTLKLQVQGVDCIKFRISEDEKSEIALADDTVFIDMVCTASVNSYKGRNTPQLMIEDFTIKSAQEQVGSALCLDDLPF, encoded by the coding sequence ATGAAAGTAAAATTAAAAAATGATGTTAGTGTTGACAATAATATCGAACAGGTGTTAATGAACAGGGGGATTAAGAGTAACTTAATAAAGAGTTATCTTAGCCCCCAAAGTCATTTAATGCCAGATTACAGCAAACTAAAAAATATTGAAGCGGCTATCGAGCTATTGAATAAACACGTTAAAAATAAAAGTAAAATTGCATTAACTGTAGACGTTGACATGGACGGCTTAACAAGTGCTGGGATTATTTATAAATATTTAGTGAATTACATTGAATATGATAAAGAGTTAATTAAATTAATCATGCCTAAAGGAAAAATACATGGAATTCTCGTTGACAGAGTTTTAAATGAGATTGAGTCTGGTGACTTATTAATTGTAACAGACGCTGGTTCAAGCGACTTTAAAGAACATAGACAGTTATACGAGCAAGGAATTAATTGTGTTGTGGTTGACCACCATCTAGCATCAGAAGAAGAAACGCCAGCCATAATCGTAAACAATCAGTTATCACCTGAGTTTGAAAACAAAGGGCTAACTGGCTCAGCTATGACGTATCTTTTTTGCACTGCATATAGCGATAAATATGAATTAAAAGAACCAAAAGAATTACTAGATTTAGCAGCTATTGGTTTGGTTGCTGATAGAGCTGACTTTTCTGTTGACTTAGGCGCTTACTATATAATGAGAAGTGGGCTAAAGAAACAAAATATTCATAGCAAATTATTGAAAAAGGTTATTGAAAAGAACGGAAATATGGAAGAAGATGCTGATTTGAACGCTACTGATATTAGTTTTAACGTTGCACCAATTTTTAACTCAGTGTTTCGTATGGGCAAGCCTGAGGAAGTAGAGCAGGTTATTCATGGAATGTGTGAGTTTGATTACGAGATATATAACTCAAGAAAGAAGATAAATCAAAGCATTATTGAAGAAGCATATCTTAGAGCCATGTCAGTAAAACGTCGTCAAAAGAAACAAGAAGACGAAGTTATGGAAAAAATTAAGGAACGTATTAATGAGAAAGGTTCTGACAAGTTCAAAATCTTAATTGTTAATGCTAATGGTATTATTGAAGATAATGGATTAACCGGCTTAGTAGCTATGAAATTAGTGAGAGAGTACAATAAACCAGTGTTATTGGTTAAACAAAAAGGAGAATTATTTAAAGGTTCGGCACGTAATTTATCCAACTCGCCAATAAAAGATTTAAATAAGTTTTTAACTGACACAGGGAAGTTTATTTGTAGAGGTCATGCAAATGCGTTTGGCGTCGAGTTTGAACTGAATGATGCATTAGAAATACAGACAATTATTGAGTCTGAGTTAATTGATGTTGATTTTGATGATGTAGAATACGAGGTTGATTTTATTTGGTCAAACTTTGTAGATATGAATGTTATTCTTGATTTAGCAGAGCAGAAAGATATGTGGTGCAATGGCATTGACGAGCCGCTTATCTATCTAAAGAATATTTACATGAAGAAAAGTGATTTCAATTTTATTGGTAAGACTGGTAGTACTCTAAAATTGCAAGTACAAGGCGTAGATTGTATCAAGTTTAGAATTTCGGAAGATGAAAAGAGTGAAATCGCACTTGCTGATGACACTGTGTTTATCGATATGGTATGCACAGCTAGTGTAAACAGCTATAAAGGCAGAAATACACCACAGTTGATGATTGAAGATTTTACAATTAAGTCGGCACAAGAACAAGTAGGTAGTGCATTATGCTTAGATGATTTACCATTTTAA
- a CDS encoding YopX family protein — MIPKFRAWEKTENLMSDVREINIFDKYVELENGAFRGLDEVVLMRSTGLHDKNGIEIFEGDIVKFSAEHDGLSKVPRNIKYEIAIEDLVALIKNMENKLVLRMVNQEMETVGNIHEHRELLQEERR; from the coding sequence ATGATACCAAAATTTAGGGCATGGGAAAAAACTGAAAATCTAATGTCAGATGTTCGTGAAATCAACATTTTTGATAAATATGTCGAGCTAGAAAATGGTGCATTTAGAGGACTTGATGAGGTTGTTTTAATGCGGTCAACAGGACTACATGACAAGAATGGTATAGAGATTTTTGAGGGAGACATAGTGAAGTTCTCAGCAGAGCATGATGGATTAAGTAAGGTTCCACGCAATATAAAATACGAGATTGCTATTGAAGATTTAGTAGCTTTAATTAAAAATATGGAAAATAAATTGGTATTAAGAATGGTTAATCAAGAAATGGAAACCGTCGGCAACATACACGAACATAGGGAATTATTACAGGAGGAACGACGATGA
- a CDS encoding ATP-binding protein, protein MSLDIFNPTISVIPKGLEGKSFLLYGQNSSGKTKQAAAMSKPFYLGFEKGLNAISGIPFHYVTKWSDFKKINKQLTGKDVKKAREAYSTIIFDTVDIAAIYCQRYVANQHGAADVASGNGGYGLWQQYKEEFWGEIDKLTSVGYTVVFIGHEKVDENGKIIPAGDIRSMGTVRDLADIVVYLKTNGVDDEGNVILSTGYVRETDEYFARSRFDLMPNMIEPFTAENLEEAVRIGVERAEQAGGKAVTYEEFVENTSSEELNFGELQEKLIGLGKAYMEAGRLEEFTELMDDTFGEGTRVHELKEKQTEAMAVIVDDLTDKLKSE, encoded by the coding sequence ATGTCATTAGATATTTTTAACCCAACTATTTCAGTAATTCCGAAAGGTTTAGAAGGTAAGTCGTTTTTATTATACGGTCAAAACTCATCAGGTAAAACTAAACAAGCAGCCGCAATGAGTAAACCATTCTATTTAGGTTTCGAGAAAGGGTTGAATGCTATTTCTGGTATTCCTTTTCACTATGTAACTAAGTGGTCAGATTTCAAAAAGATTAATAAGCAATTAACTGGCAAAGATGTTAAAAAAGCTCGTGAAGCATACAGTACAATCATTTTTGATACAGTTGACATTGCCGCTATTTATTGCCAAAGATATGTGGCTAATCAACACGGTGCGGCTGATGTGGCAAGCGGCAACGGAGGTTATGGATTGTGGCAACAATACAAGGAAGAATTTTGGGGAGAAATTGATAAATTAACTTCAGTTGGATACACGGTCGTATTTATCGGACATGAAAAAGTGGACGAAAATGGCAAAATCATTCCAGCAGGTGATATTCGTTCAATGGGTACTGTACGTGATTTAGCTGATATTGTTGTGTACTTAAAAACAAACGGAGTAGATGACGAGGGTAATGTTATCTTGTCTACTGGATATGTACGTGAGACTGACGAATACTTTGCACGCTCCCGCTTTGACTTAATGCCTAATATGATTGAACCATTTACAGCTGAAAACCTTGAAGAAGCGGTACGTATTGGTGTAGAACGTGCCGAACAAGCAGGTGGTAAAGCAGTTACATATGAGGAATTTGTTGAAAATACAAGTTCTGAAGAATTAAACTTCGGTGAGTTACAAGAAAAATTAATTGGTTTAGGAAAAGCGTATATGGAAGCTGGGCGTTTAGAAGAATTTACTGAGTTAATGGACGATACTTTTGGTGAGGGTACTAGGGTACATGAACTGAAAGAAAAACAAACAGAAGCAATGGCTGTTATTGTTGATGACTTAACAGACAAATTAAAGTCTGAATAA